One Cellulomonas taurus genomic region harbors:
- a CDS encoding phosphoribosylaminoimidazolesuccinocarboxamide synthase yields the protein MTAPLLPGWTHTYSGKVRDLYVPDTTQEAGAAVTAAHGDVVLVVASDRVSAYDHVLSPGIPGKGVVLTQLSLWWFDQLADLVPHHVVSAEAPDVPAEVLGRAMVCRRLEMFPVECVARGYLTGSGLAEYQASGVVTGIALPPGLVDGSRLPEPIFTPATKAELGEHDENVTLGQVAELIGAPRAAELRDLTLAVYARAESIARDRGVILADTKLEFGIDPTTGAVALGDEVLTPDSSRFWPADQWQPGQAQPSFDKQFVRDWLTSAESGWDRGGDGVPPELPAAVVERTRDRYREAYRRLTGHDLTF from the coding sequence ATGACGGCTCCCCTGCTGCCCGGTTGGACCCACACCTACTCCGGCAAGGTCCGCGACCTGTATGTGCCGGACACCACCCAGGAGGCGGGAGCGGCGGTCACCGCGGCACACGGCGACGTGGTGCTGGTGGTCGCCTCGGACCGGGTGAGCGCCTACGACCACGTGCTCAGCCCCGGCATCCCGGGCAAGGGGGTCGTGCTGACCCAGCTGAGCCTGTGGTGGTTCGACCAGCTCGCCGATCTGGTGCCGCACCACGTGGTGAGTGCCGAGGCGCCGGACGTCCCGGCGGAGGTGCTGGGCCGGGCGATGGTCTGTCGACGACTGGAGATGTTCCCGGTGGAGTGCGTCGCCCGGGGCTACCTCACCGGATCCGGGCTGGCCGAGTACCAGGCATCCGGCGTGGTCACCGGGATCGCACTGCCGCCCGGACTGGTCGACGGGTCCCGGCTGCCCGAGCCGATCTTCACCCCGGCGACCAAGGCGGAGCTCGGTGAGCACGACGAGAACGTCACGCTGGGCCAGGTCGCCGAACTGATCGGCGCACCGCGGGCCGCTGAACTGCGCGACCTGACCCTGGCGGTGTACGCCCGGGCCGAGTCGATCGCCCGCGACCGCGGGGTGATCCTGGCCGACACCAAGCTGGAGTTCGGCATCGACCCGACCACCGGTGCGGTCGCGCTGGGCGACGAGGTGCTGACCCCGGACTCCTCCCGGTTCTGGCCCGCCGACCAGTGGCAGCCGGGGCAGGCCCAGCCGAGCTTCGACAAGCAGTTCGTCCGGGACTGGCTCACCTCGGCCGAGTCCGGCTGGGACCGGGGCGGCGATGGCGTGCCGCCGGAGCTGCCGGCCGCGGTGGTCGAGCGCACCCGTGACCGGTACCGGGAGGCCTACCGGCGCCTGACCGGCCACGACCTCACGTTCTGA
- a CDS encoding SCO4848 family membrane protein yields MELSVPWSLLVLVAGLWNLLVWPRFGQRIAKDPRSRDADGRPTRFLTVHLVLIGVSLLFGVALVVLGVLGLV; encoded by the coding sequence ATGGAGCTCTCCGTCCCCTGGTCGTTGCTGGTGCTGGTCGCCGGGCTGTGGAACCTGCTGGTCTGGCCCCGGTTCGGGCAGCGGATCGCCAAGGACCCGCGCTCGCGGGACGCCGACGGTCGGCCGACCCGGTTCCTCACCGTGCACCTGGTGCTGATCGGCGTCTCGCTGCTGTTCGGCGTCGCCCTGGTGGTACTGGGCGTGCTCGGCCTGGTCTAG
- the purD gene encoding phosphoribosylamine--glycine ligase, whose product MKILIVGTGAREHALARSLSQDPAVTELHAAPGNPGIAAVATLHPVDQLDGEAVAALATRLGADLVVVGPEAPLVAGVSDAVRAAGIPVFGPSAAAAQLEGSKAFAKDVMSAAGVPTAEPRVVTEPGQIDAALDAFGAPYVVKDDGLAAGKGVVVTDDRDAAHAHAAECLAKPGGRVVVEDYLDGPEVSLFVLCDGSRVLPLVPAQDFKRVGDGDTGPNTGGMGAYSPLPWAPEELVAEVVAQVAQPTVDEMARRGTPFVGVLYCGLALTSSGTRVVEFNARFGDPETQVVLARLATPLAGVLHAAATGALDTVPPLRWRDEAAVTVVVAAHDYPAAPRTGDPITGLAEAEALPGVHVLHAGTRQDGDAVVSAGGRVLSVVGVGADLADARTAAYAGVDRIALAGSHHRTDIAARV is encoded by the coding sequence GTGAAGATCCTCATCGTCGGCACGGGGGCGCGGGAGCACGCGCTGGCCCGCTCGCTGTCCCAGGACCCTGCTGTCACCGAGCTGCACGCGGCACCCGGGAACCCGGGCATCGCCGCTGTCGCCACCCTGCACCCGGTCGACCAGCTGGACGGCGAGGCGGTGGCGGCGCTCGCGACCCGGTTGGGGGCGGACCTGGTCGTCGTCGGCCCGGAGGCACCGCTGGTGGCCGGGGTCTCCGACGCCGTGCGCGCCGCCGGGATCCCGGTGTTCGGCCCGAGCGCCGCGGCCGCGCAGCTGGAGGGGTCGAAGGCCTTCGCCAAGGACGTGATGTCCGCCGCCGGGGTGCCGACCGCGGAGCCGCGGGTCGTGACCGAGCCCGGGCAGATCGATGCGGCGCTGGATGCCTTCGGGGCGCCCTACGTGGTGAAGGACGACGGACTCGCGGCGGGCAAGGGGGTCGTGGTCACCGACGACCGGGACGCCGCGCACGCCCACGCCGCCGAGTGCCTGGCCAAGCCCGGCGGCCGGGTCGTGGTCGAGGACTACCTGGACGGTCCCGAGGTGTCGTTGTTCGTGCTCTGCGACGGCAGCCGGGTCCTGCCGCTGGTCCCGGCACAGGACTTCAAGCGGGTGGGCGACGGGGACACCGGGCCGAACACCGGGGGGATGGGCGCGTACTCGCCGCTGCCGTGGGCCCCTGAGGAACTGGTGGCCGAGGTGGTCGCGCAGGTGGCGCAGCCGACGGTGGACGAGATGGCCCGGCGCGGCACCCCGTTCGTCGGCGTGCTCTACTGCGGCCTCGCGCTGACCAGCTCGGGCACCCGGGTGGTGGAGTTCAACGCCCGGTTCGGCGACCCGGAGACCCAGGTCGTGCTGGCCCGGCTCGCGACCCCGCTGGCCGGGGTGCTGCACGCCGCGGCGACCGGTGCGCTGGACACCGTGCCGCCGCTGCGGTGGCGGGACGAGGCGGCGGTGACCGTGGTGGTCGCCGCCCACGACTACCCGGCTGCGCCGCGCACCGGCGACCCGATCACCGGGCTGGCCGAGGCGGAGGCGCTGCCCGGGGTGCACGTGCTGCACGCCGGGACGCGGCAGGACGGCGACGCGGTGGTCTCCGCCGGAGGGCGGGTGCTGTCGGTGGTGGGTGTCGGGGCGGACCTGGCGGACGCCCGGACCGCCGCCTACGCCGGGGTGGACCGGATCGCCCTGGCCGGCTCGCACCACCGGACGGACATCGCGGCGCGGGTGTGA